A region of Lycium barbarum isolate Lr01 chromosome 3, ASM1917538v2, whole genome shotgun sequence DNA encodes the following proteins:
- the LOC132632535 gene encoding zinc finger CCCH domain-containing protein 67 isoform X5, translating into MGNNVPNSVTTMEEAIEQHHQTLDHAERELGLQSQTPKTSSLQSDPNSQNPNENPPKTDDEDEDEMAMQIICDELQNLVLSQVLELYHQEDGGKMKENEVVEGNDDEGWGYDGDEYGYDDDENRSQSRNDGEKENGFEEGDSSKEVGFNNANRIKRKFNYPLRPDALDCPYYLKTGMCKFGSNCKFNHPSKRKVQQGTKEKGKQREESQERPGQIECKYYLTSGGCKYGKACKFSHSREKGSISPIVEFNFLGLPIRLGERECPYYMRTGSCKYGSNCRFHHPDPTTVAGADPPPGYNNAGAVPIQASSHSAASSWSSPRALNDTAPYVPMMYPPTQGIPSPNTEWNGYQAPVYPTSEKRLPTPPAFAMNNPATKTNFYPRPQQPLLIDEYPERPGQPECSFFIKTGDCKYKSNCKFHHPKSRISKANSSILNDKGLPLRPDQTVCSFYSRYGICKFGPACKFDHPENYVRSAASTESGFDQHQQSQMSPGWQLEGDH; encoded by the exons ATGGGTAACAACGTTCCAAATAGTGTAACAACGATGGAAGAAGCAATTGAACAACATCATCAAACCCTAGATCACGCTGAAAGGGAGTTAGGGCTTCAATCCCAAACTCCCAAAACGTCGTCGTTACAATCCGATCCCAATTCCCAAAACCCTAACGAAAACCCACCAAAAActgatgatgaagatgaagatgagatGGCGATGCAAATCATATGTGATGAGCTTCAAAATCTGGTCTTGAGCCAGGTTTTGGAACTTTATCATCAAGAAGACGGAGgaaaaatgaaggaaaatgagGTTGTTGAAGGGAATGATGATGAGGGATGGGGATATGATGGTGATGAATATGGTTATGATGATGACGAAAACAGGAGCCAAAGTCGAAATGATGGGGAAAAAGAAAATGGATTTGAAGAAGGGGATTCTTCTAAGGAAGTAGGGTTTAATAATGCTAATAGGATTAAGAGGAAGTTTAATTACCCTTTAAGACCTGATGCTCTGGATTGTCCTTATTATTTGAAAACAGGGATGTGTAAATTTGGATCTAATTGCAAGTTTAATCACCCTTCCAAAAGAAAAGTCCAG CAGGGGACAAAGGAGAAGGGGAAGCAAAGGGAAGAAAGCCAAGAGAGGCCGGGGCAGATTGAATGCAAG TATTACCTGACATCAGGGGGTTGCAAGTATGGAAAAGCTTGTAAATTTAGTCATAGTAGGGAAAAGGGTTCCATCTCACCGATTGTGGAGTTCAACTTTCTTGGCCTGCCCATTCGACTG GGGGAAAGGGAGTGCCCTTACTATATGCGTACTGGCTCTTGCAAGTATGGGTCCAACTGTAGGTTTCATCATCCTGATCCTACCACTGTGGCTGGAGCTGATCCTCCTCCTGGATATAACAACGCGGGAGCTGTTCCCATACAAGCTTCCTCCCATTCAGCTGCATCTTCTTGGTCTTCACCAAGAGCATTGAATGACACAGCTCCTTATGTACCAATGATGTACCCACCAACCCAAGGCATTCCTTCTCCAAATACTGAATGGAATGGGTATCAG GCCCCGGTCTATCCAACATCAGAGAAGAGGCTACCTACTCCTCCAGCATTTGCTATGAATAACCCGGCGACCAAGACCAATTTCTATCCACGGCCTCAACAGCCCCTGCTGATTGATGAATATCCTGAACGTCCCGGTCAACCTGAATGCAGTTTCTTCATTAAAACTGGAGACTGCAAATACAAATCTAACTGCAAATTTCATCATCCAAAGTCTCGAATATCAAAAGCAAACTCAAGTATTCTTAATGACAAGGGCCTGCCACTAAGACCT GATCAAACTGTCTGCTCATTCTACAGTCGCTATGGGATATGCAAGTTTGGTCCTGCCTGTAAGTTTGATCATCCAGAAAATTATGTTAGATCTGCTGCATCTACCGAGTCTGGCTTTGATCAGCATCAGCAATCACAGATGTCTCCAGGATGGCAACTGGAAGGGGATCACTGA
- the LOC132632535 gene encoding zinc finger CCCH domain-containing protein 67 isoform X1, with the protein MSLNTHTSLCGNNTMGNNVPNRMEEAIEQHQPLGHTERELGLQSQTPKTTSLQSDPNSQNPNENQPKTDDEDEMAMKIICDERQNNLVLSQVLELDHQENGKMKERLESEVENNVEDEMAMQIICDELQNNLVLSQVLELDHQEDGKMKERLESEVKNNVERNDDDGWGYDGDDGWGYDDDENRSESQNNGEKENGFEEGDSSKEVGFNKANRIKRKFNSRLRPDAQGCPYKLKTGTCKFGSNCKFNHHPKRKFQPLLSILQQGTKEKGKQREESQERPGQIECKYYLTSGGCKYGKACKFSHSREKGSISPIVEFNFLGLPIRLGERECPYYMRTGSCKYGSNCRFHHPDPTTVAGADPPPGYNNAGAVPIQASSHSAASSWSSPRALNDTAPYVPMMYPPTQGIPSPNTEWNGYQAPVYPTSEKRLPTPPAFAMNNPATKTNFYPRPQQPLLIDEYPERPGQPECSFFIKTGDCKYKSNCKFHHPKSRISKANSSILNDKGLPLRPDQTVCSFYSRYGICKFGPACKFDHPENYVRSAASTESGFDQHQQSQMSPGWQLEGDH; encoded by the exons ATGTCCCTCAACACACACACTTCACTTTGTGGTAACAATACAATGGGTAACAACGTTCCAAATAGAATGGAAGAAGCAATTGAACAACATCAACCCCTAGGTCACACTGAAAGGGAGTTAGGGCTTCAATCCCAAACTCCCAAAACGACGTCGTTACAATCCGATCCCAATTCCCAAAACCCTAACGAAAACCAACCAAAAACTGATGATGAAGATGAGATGGCGATGAAAATCATATGTGATGAGCGTCAAAACAATCTAGTCTTGAGCCAGGTTTTGGAACTTGATCATCAAGAAAATGGAAAAATGAAGGAAAGATTGGAAAGTGAGGTTGAAAATAATGTTGAAGATGAGATGGCGATGCAAATCATATGTGATGAGCTTCAAAACAATCTGGTCTTGAGCCAGGTTTTGGAACTTGATCATCAAGAAGATGGAAAAATGAAGGAAAGATTGGAAAGTGAGGTTAAAAATAATGTTGAACGGAATGATGATGATGGATGGggatatgatggtgatgatggatGGGGTTATGATGATGACGAAAACAGGAGCGAAAGTCAAAATAATGGGGAAAAAGAAAATGGATTTGAAGAAGGGGATTCTTCTAAGGAAGTAGGGTTTAATAAAGCTAATAGGATTAAGAGGAAGTTTAATTCTCGTTTAAGACCTGATGCTCAGGGTTGTCCTTATAAATTGAAAACAGGGACGTGTAAATTTGGATCTAATTGCAAGTTTAATCACCATCCCAAAAGAAAATTCCAG CCTCTTCTATCAATTCTTCAGCAGGGGACAAAGGAGAAGGGGAAGCAAAGGGAAGAAAGCCAAGAGAGGCCGGGGCAGATTGAATGCAAG TATTACCTGACATCAGGGGGTTGCAAGTATGGAAAAGCTTGTAAATTTAGTCATAGTAGGGAAAAGGGTTCCATCTCACCGATTGTGGAGTTCAACTTTCTTGGCCTGCCCATTCGACTG GGGGAAAGGGAGTGCCCTTACTATATGCGTACTGGCTCTTGCAAGTATGGGTCCAACTGTAGGTTTCATCATCCTGATCCTACCACTGTGGCTGGAGCTGATCCTCCTCCTGGATATAACAACGCGGGAGCTGTTCCCATACAAGCTTCCTCCCATTCAGCTGCATCTTCTTGGTCTTCACCAAGAGCATTGAATGACACAGCTCCTTATGTACCAATGATGTACCCACCAACCCAAGGCATTCCTTCTCCAAATACTGAATGGAATGGGTATCAG GCCCCGGTCTATCCAACATCAGAGAAGAGGCTACCTACTCCTCCAGCATTTGCTATGAATAACCCGGCGACCAAGACCAATTTCTATCCACGGCCTCAACAGCCCCTGCTGATTGATGAATATCCTGAACGTCCCGGTCAACCTGAATGCAGTTTCTTCATTAAAACTGGAGACTGCAAATACAAATCTAACTGCAAATTTCATCATCCAAAGTCTCGAATATCAAAAGCAAACTCAAGTATTCTTAATGACAAGGGCCTGCCACTAAGACCT GATCAAACTGTCTGCTCATTCTACAGTCGCTATGGGATATGCAAGTTTGGTCCTGCCTGTAAGTTTGATCATCCAGAAAATTATGTTAGATCTGCTGCATCTACCGAGTCTGGCTTTGATCAGCATCAGCAATCACAGATGTCTCCAGGATGGCAACTGGAAGGGGATCACTGA
- the LOC132632535 gene encoding zinc finger CCCH domain-containing protein 67 isoform X4 — MGNNVPNSVTTMEEAIEQHHQTLDHAERELGLQSQTPKTSSLQSDPNSQNPNENPPKTDDEDEDEMAMQIICDELQNLVLSQVLELYHQEDGGKMKENEVVEGNDDEGWGYDGDEYGYDDDENRSQSRNDGEKENGFEEGDSSKEVGFNNANRIKRKFNYPLRPDALDCPYYLKTGMCKFGSNCKFNHPSKRKVQPLLSILQQGTKEKGKQREESQERPGQIECKYYLTSGGCKYGKACKFSHSREKGSISPIVEFNFLGLPIRLGERECPYYMRTGSCKYGSNCRFHHPDPTTVAGADPPPGYNNAGAVPIQASSHSAASSWSSPRALNDTAPYVPMMYPPTQGIPSPNTEWNGYQAPVYPTSEKRLPTPPAFAMNNPATKTNFYPRPQQPLLIDEYPERPGQPECSFFIKTGDCKYKSNCKFHHPKSRISKANSSILNDKGLPLRPDQTVCSFYSRYGICKFGPACKFDHPENYVRSAASTESGFDQHQQSQMSPGWQLEGDH; from the exons ATGGGTAACAACGTTCCAAATAGTGTAACAACGATGGAAGAAGCAATTGAACAACATCATCAAACCCTAGATCACGCTGAAAGGGAGTTAGGGCTTCAATCCCAAACTCCCAAAACGTCGTCGTTACAATCCGATCCCAATTCCCAAAACCCTAACGAAAACCCACCAAAAActgatgatgaagatgaagatgagatGGCGATGCAAATCATATGTGATGAGCTTCAAAATCTGGTCTTGAGCCAGGTTTTGGAACTTTATCATCAAGAAGACGGAGgaaaaatgaaggaaaatgagGTTGTTGAAGGGAATGATGATGAGGGATGGGGATATGATGGTGATGAATATGGTTATGATGATGACGAAAACAGGAGCCAAAGTCGAAATGATGGGGAAAAAGAAAATGGATTTGAAGAAGGGGATTCTTCTAAGGAAGTAGGGTTTAATAATGCTAATAGGATTAAGAGGAAGTTTAATTACCCTTTAAGACCTGATGCTCTGGATTGTCCTTATTATTTGAAAACAGGGATGTGTAAATTTGGATCTAATTGCAAGTTTAATCACCCTTCCAAAAGAAAAGTCCAG CCTCTTCTATCAATTCTTCAGCAGGGGACAAAGGAGAAGGGGAAGCAAAGGGAAGAAAGCCAAGAGAGGCCGGGGCAGATTGAATGCAAG TATTACCTGACATCAGGGGGTTGCAAGTATGGAAAAGCTTGTAAATTTAGTCATAGTAGGGAAAAGGGTTCCATCTCACCGATTGTGGAGTTCAACTTTCTTGGCCTGCCCATTCGACTG GGGGAAAGGGAGTGCCCTTACTATATGCGTACTGGCTCTTGCAAGTATGGGTCCAACTGTAGGTTTCATCATCCTGATCCTACCACTGTGGCTGGAGCTGATCCTCCTCCTGGATATAACAACGCGGGAGCTGTTCCCATACAAGCTTCCTCCCATTCAGCTGCATCTTCTTGGTCTTCACCAAGAGCATTGAATGACACAGCTCCTTATGTACCAATGATGTACCCACCAACCCAAGGCATTCCTTCTCCAAATACTGAATGGAATGGGTATCAG GCCCCGGTCTATCCAACATCAGAGAAGAGGCTACCTACTCCTCCAGCATTTGCTATGAATAACCCGGCGACCAAGACCAATTTCTATCCACGGCCTCAACAGCCCCTGCTGATTGATGAATATCCTGAACGTCCCGGTCAACCTGAATGCAGTTTCTTCATTAAAACTGGAGACTGCAAATACAAATCTAACTGCAAATTTCATCATCCAAAGTCTCGAATATCAAAAGCAAACTCAAGTATTCTTAATGACAAGGGCCTGCCACTAAGACCT GATCAAACTGTCTGCTCATTCTACAGTCGCTATGGGATATGCAAGTTTGGTCCTGCCTGTAAGTTTGATCATCCAGAAAATTATGTTAGATCTGCTGCATCTACCGAGTCTGGCTTTGATCAGCATCAGCAATCACAGATGTCTCCAGGATGGCAACTGGAAGGGGATCACTGA
- the LOC132632535 gene encoding zinc finger CCCH domain-containing protein 67 isoform X3, protein MSLNTHTSLCGNNTMGNNVPNRMEEAIEQHQPLGHTERELGLQSQTPKTTSLQSDPNSQNPNENQPKTDDEDEMAMKIICDERQNNLVLSQVLELDHQENGKMKERLESEVENNVEDEMAMQIICDELQNNLVLSQVLELDHQEDGKMKERLESEVKNNVERNDDDGWGYDGDDGWGYDDDENRSESQNNGEKENGFEEGDSSKEVGFNKANRIKRKFNSRLRPDAQGCPYKLKTGTCKFGSNCKFNHHPKRKFQGTKEKGKQREESQERPGQIECKYYLTSGGCKYGKACKFSHSREKGSISPIVEFNFLGLPIRLGERECPYYMRTGSCKYGSNCRFHHPDPTTVAGADPPPGYNNAGAVPIQASSHSAASSWSSPRALNDTAPYVPMMYPPTQGIPSPNTEWNGYQAPVYPTSEKRLPTPPAFAMNNPATKTNFYPRPQQPLLIDEYPERPGQPECSFFIKTGDCKYKSNCKFHHPKSRISKANSSILNDKGLPLRPDQTVCSFYSRYGICKFGPACKFDHPENYVRSAASTESGFDQHQQSQMSPGWQLEGDH, encoded by the exons ATGTCCCTCAACACACACACTTCACTTTGTGGTAACAATACAATGGGTAACAACGTTCCAAATAGAATGGAAGAAGCAATTGAACAACATCAACCCCTAGGTCACACTGAAAGGGAGTTAGGGCTTCAATCCCAAACTCCCAAAACGACGTCGTTACAATCCGATCCCAATTCCCAAAACCCTAACGAAAACCAACCAAAAACTGATGATGAAGATGAGATGGCGATGAAAATCATATGTGATGAGCGTCAAAACAATCTAGTCTTGAGCCAGGTTTTGGAACTTGATCATCAAGAAAATGGAAAAATGAAGGAAAGATTGGAAAGTGAGGTTGAAAATAATGTTGAAGATGAGATGGCGATGCAAATCATATGTGATGAGCTTCAAAACAATCTGGTCTTGAGCCAGGTTTTGGAACTTGATCATCAAGAAGATGGAAAAATGAAGGAAAGATTGGAAAGTGAGGTTAAAAATAATGTTGAACGGAATGATGATGATGGATGGggatatgatggtgatgatggatGGGGTTATGATGATGACGAAAACAGGAGCGAAAGTCAAAATAATGGGGAAAAAGAAAATGGATTTGAAGAAGGGGATTCTTCTAAGGAAGTAGGGTTTAATAAAGCTAATAGGATTAAGAGGAAGTTTAATTCTCGTTTAAGACCTGATGCTCAGGGTTGTCCTTATAAATTGAAAACAGGGACGTGTAAATTTGGATCTAATTGCAAGTTTAATCACCATCCCAAAAGAAAATTCCAG GGGACAAAGGAGAAGGGGAAGCAAAGGGAAGAAAGCCAAGAGAGGCCGGGGCAGATTGAATGCAAG TATTACCTGACATCAGGGGGTTGCAAGTATGGAAAAGCTTGTAAATTTAGTCATAGTAGGGAAAAGGGTTCCATCTCACCGATTGTGGAGTTCAACTTTCTTGGCCTGCCCATTCGACTG GGGGAAAGGGAGTGCCCTTACTATATGCGTACTGGCTCTTGCAAGTATGGGTCCAACTGTAGGTTTCATCATCCTGATCCTACCACTGTGGCTGGAGCTGATCCTCCTCCTGGATATAACAACGCGGGAGCTGTTCCCATACAAGCTTCCTCCCATTCAGCTGCATCTTCTTGGTCTTCACCAAGAGCATTGAATGACACAGCTCCTTATGTACCAATGATGTACCCACCAACCCAAGGCATTCCTTCTCCAAATACTGAATGGAATGGGTATCAG GCCCCGGTCTATCCAACATCAGAGAAGAGGCTACCTACTCCTCCAGCATTTGCTATGAATAACCCGGCGACCAAGACCAATTTCTATCCACGGCCTCAACAGCCCCTGCTGATTGATGAATATCCTGAACGTCCCGGTCAACCTGAATGCAGTTTCTTCATTAAAACTGGAGACTGCAAATACAAATCTAACTGCAAATTTCATCATCCAAAGTCTCGAATATCAAAAGCAAACTCAAGTATTCTTAATGACAAGGGCCTGCCACTAAGACCT GATCAAACTGTCTGCTCATTCTACAGTCGCTATGGGATATGCAAGTTTGGTCCTGCCTGTAAGTTTGATCATCCAGAAAATTATGTTAGATCTGCTGCATCTACCGAGTCTGGCTTTGATCAGCATCAGCAATCACAGATGTCTCCAGGATGGCAACTGGAAGGGGATCACTGA
- the LOC132632535 gene encoding zinc finger CCCH domain-containing protein 67 isoform X6: MGNNVPNSVTTMEEAIEQHHQTLDHAERELGLQSQTPKTSSLQSDPNSQNPNENPPKTDDEDEDEMAMQIICDELQNLVLSQVLELYHQEDGGKMKENEVVEGNDDEGWGYDGDEYGYDDDENRSQSRNDGEKENGFEEGDSSKEVGFNNANRIKRKFNYPLRPDALDCPYYLKTGMCKFGSNCKFNHPSKRKVQGTKEKGKQREESQERPGQIECKYYLTSGGCKYGKACKFSHSREKGSISPIVEFNFLGLPIRLGERECPYYMRTGSCKYGSNCRFHHPDPTTVAGADPPPGYNNAGAVPIQASSHSAASSWSSPRALNDTAPYVPMMYPPTQGIPSPNTEWNGYQAPVYPTSEKRLPTPPAFAMNNPATKTNFYPRPQQPLLIDEYPERPGQPECSFFIKTGDCKYKSNCKFHHPKSRISKANSSILNDKGLPLRPDQTVCSFYSRYGICKFGPACKFDHPENYVRSAASTESGFDQHQQSQMSPGWQLEGDH; this comes from the exons ATGGGTAACAACGTTCCAAATAGTGTAACAACGATGGAAGAAGCAATTGAACAACATCATCAAACCCTAGATCACGCTGAAAGGGAGTTAGGGCTTCAATCCCAAACTCCCAAAACGTCGTCGTTACAATCCGATCCCAATTCCCAAAACCCTAACGAAAACCCACCAAAAActgatgatgaagatgaagatgagatGGCGATGCAAATCATATGTGATGAGCTTCAAAATCTGGTCTTGAGCCAGGTTTTGGAACTTTATCATCAAGAAGACGGAGgaaaaatgaaggaaaatgagGTTGTTGAAGGGAATGATGATGAGGGATGGGGATATGATGGTGATGAATATGGTTATGATGATGACGAAAACAGGAGCCAAAGTCGAAATGATGGGGAAAAAGAAAATGGATTTGAAGAAGGGGATTCTTCTAAGGAAGTAGGGTTTAATAATGCTAATAGGATTAAGAGGAAGTTTAATTACCCTTTAAGACCTGATGCTCTGGATTGTCCTTATTATTTGAAAACAGGGATGTGTAAATTTGGATCTAATTGCAAGTTTAATCACCCTTCCAAAAGAAAAGTCCAG GGGACAAAGGAGAAGGGGAAGCAAAGGGAAGAAAGCCAAGAGAGGCCGGGGCAGATTGAATGCAAG TATTACCTGACATCAGGGGGTTGCAAGTATGGAAAAGCTTGTAAATTTAGTCATAGTAGGGAAAAGGGTTCCATCTCACCGATTGTGGAGTTCAACTTTCTTGGCCTGCCCATTCGACTG GGGGAAAGGGAGTGCCCTTACTATATGCGTACTGGCTCTTGCAAGTATGGGTCCAACTGTAGGTTTCATCATCCTGATCCTACCACTGTGGCTGGAGCTGATCCTCCTCCTGGATATAACAACGCGGGAGCTGTTCCCATACAAGCTTCCTCCCATTCAGCTGCATCTTCTTGGTCTTCACCAAGAGCATTGAATGACACAGCTCCTTATGTACCAATGATGTACCCACCAACCCAAGGCATTCCTTCTCCAAATACTGAATGGAATGGGTATCAG GCCCCGGTCTATCCAACATCAGAGAAGAGGCTACCTACTCCTCCAGCATTTGCTATGAATAACCCGGCGACCAAGACCAATTTCTATCCACGGCCTCAACAGCCCCTGCTGATTGATGAATATCCTGAACGTCCCGGTCAACCTGAATGCAGTTTCTTCATTAAAACTGGAGACTGCAAATACAAATCTAACTGCAAATTTCATCATCCAAAGTCTCGAATATCAAAAGCAAACTCAAGTATTCTTAATGACAAGGGCCTGCCACTAAGACCT GATCAAACTGTCTGCTCATTCTACAGTCGCTATGGGATATGCAAGTTTGGTCCTGCCTGTAAGTTTGATCATCCAGAAAATTATGTTAGATCTGCTGCATCTACCGAGTCTGGCTTTGATCAGCATCAGCAATCACAGATGTCTCCAGGATGGCAACTGGAAGGGGATCACTGA
- the LOC132632535 gene encoding zinc finger CCCH domain-containing protein 67 isoform X2: MSLNTHTSLCGNNTMGNNVPNRMEEAIEQHQPLGHTERELGLQSQTPKTTSLQSDPNSQNPNENQPKTDDEDEMAMKIICDERQNNLVLSQVLELDHQENGKMKERLESEVENNVEDEMAMQIICDELQNNLVLSQVLELDHQEDGKMKERLESEVKNNVERNDDDGWGYDGDDGWGYDDDENRSESQNNGEKENGFEEGDSSKEVGFNKANRIKRKFNSRLRPDAQGCPYKLKTGTCKFGSNCKFNHHPKRKFQQGTKEKGKQREESQERPGQIECKYYLTSGGCKYGKACKFSHSREKGSISPIVEFNFLGLPIRLGERECPYYMRTGSCKYGSNCRFHHPDPTTVAGADPPPGYNNAGAVPIQASSHSAASSWSSPRALNDTAPYVPMMYPPTQGIPSPNTEWNGYQAPVYPTSEKRLPTPPAFAMNNPATKTNFYPRPQQPLLIDEYPERPGQPECSFFIKTGDCKYKSNCKFHHPKSRISKANSSILNDKGLPLRPDQTVCSFYSRYGICKFGPACKFDHPENYVRSAASTESGFDQHQQSQMSPGWQLEGDH, encoded by the exons ATGTCCCTCAACACACACACTTCACTTTGTGGTAACAATACAATGGGTAACAACGTTCCAAATAGAATGGAAGAAGCAATTGAACAACATCAACCCCTAGGTCACACTGAAAGGGAGTTAGGGCTTCAATCCCAAACTCCCAAAACGACGTCGTTACAATCCGATCCCAATTCCCAAAACCCTAACGAAAACCAACCAAAAACTGATGATGAAGATGAGATGGCGATGAAAATCATATGTGATGAGCGTCAAAACAATCTAGTCTTGAGCCAGGTTTTGGAACTTGATCATCAAGAAAATGGAAAAATGAAGGAAAGATTGGAAAGTGAGGTTGAAAATAATGTTGAAGATGAGATGGCGATGCAAATCATATGTGATGAGCTTCAAAACAATCTGGTCTTGAGCCAGGTTTTGGAACTTGATCATCAAGAAGATGGAAAAATGAAGGAAAGATTGGAAAGTGAGGTTAAAAATAATGTTGAACGGAATGATGATGATGGATGGggatatgatggtgatgatggatGGGGTTATGATGATGACGAAAACAGGAGCGAAAGTCAAAATAATGGGGAAAAAGAAAATGGATTTGAAGAAGGGGATTCTTCTAAGGAAGTAGGGTTTAATAAAGCTAATAGGATTAAGAGGAAGTTTAATTCTCGTTTAAGACCTGATGCTCAGGGTTGTCCTTATAAATTGAAAACAGGGACGTGTAAATTTGGATCTAATTGCAAGTTTAATCACCATCCCAAAAGAAAATTCCAG CAGGGGACAAAGGAGAAGGGGAAGCAAAGGGAAGAAAGCCAAGAGAGGCCGGGGCAGATTGAATGCAAG TATTACCTGACATCAGGGGGTTGCAAGTATGGAAAAGCTTGTAAATTTAGTCATAGTAGGGAAAAGGGTTCCATCTCACCGATTGTGGAGTTCAACTTTCTTGGCCTGCCCATTCGACTG GGGGAAAGGGAGTGCCCTTACTATATGCGTACTGGCTCTTGCAAGTATGGGTCCAACTGTAGGTTTCATCATCCTGATCCTACCACTGTGGCTGGAGCTGATCCTCCTCCTGGATATAACAACGCGGGAGCTGTTCCCATACAAGCTTCCTCCCATTCAGCTGCATCTTCTTGGTCTTCACCAAGAGCATTGAATGACACAGCTCCTTATGTACCAATGATGTACCCACCAACCCAAGGCATTCCTTCTCCAAATACTGAATGGAATGGGTATCAG GCCCCGGTCTATCCAACATCAGAGAAGAGGCTACCTACTCCTCCAGCATTTGCTATGAATAACCCGGCGACCAAGACCAATTTCTATCCACGGCCTCAACAGCCCCTGCTGATTGATGAATATCCTGAACGTCCCGGTCAACCTGAATGCAGTTTCTTCATTAAAACTGGAGACTGCAAATACAAATCTAACTGCAAATTTCATCATCCAAAGTCTCGAATATCAAAAGCAAACTCAAGTATTCTTAATGACAAGGGCCTGCCACTAAGACCT GATCAAACTGTCTGCTCATTCTACAGTCGCTATGGGATATGCAAGTTTGGTCCTGCCTGTAAGTTTGATCATCCAGAAAATTATGTTAGATCTGCTGCATCTACCGAGTCTGGCTTTGATCAGCATCAGCAATCACAGATGTCTCCAGGATGGCAACTGGAAGGGGATCACTGA